DNA sequence from the Deltaproteobacteria bacterium genome:
TCTCCGGGAAAACCTGAACGCCGTGGGACTGGAAGTGCGCCCGTTCGGCGAGCGCAGTATCATCGTACGGCAAGTGCCCGCCCTGTTGAAACAGGTCGATGTGACCGCATTGATAAACGAACTCCTGGACGATACCGCCGAGACGCCGCCTGCTTCCGGCGACGCAGGGCCTCTCGATCCCGTCCTGATCGTGATGGCCTGCCACGGGTCGATTCGATCCGGACAGGCCCTTGCCCGTGAAGAAATGGAAACTCTGGTCCGCGAAGTCCTCTCATTGGACAGTCCTCTTCACTGCCCCCACGGCAGGCCCATCTGGAAAAAAATCACCTATACGGAATTGGAAAAGGAACTCAAAAGAAGGTAAACCGTGGCCATCCCGAGTATCGGCATCATAACCGGCCCAACCGGAGTGGGAAAGACCGAACTGGCCTTGAGCGCGTCCGAATTTCTGAATGCCGAAATCGTCAATGCCGACTCCATGCAGATCTACCGTTACATGGACGTGGGTACGGCCAAGCCGACCGTCGACGAACGCAAGCGGGTACCCCACCATCTCATCGATGTGAGAGATCCGGACGAAACCTGCGACGCATCCACATACCGTCGAATGGCCGACGAGGCCATACGGCGGATTCTCGAAAAAGGCAAGCGCGCCCTTCTGGTGGGCGGAACGGGACTCTATATCAAAGCGCTCTTGCACGGCCTGTTTCCGGTGCCGCCCAAATCCGCCACGGTCCGCGCCCGGCTGAAAGACGAGGCCAACCGGAAGGGGCTGGATGAATTGCACCGTCGGTTGCTGAACGTGGACCCCCTTGCAGCCCAACGAATCCATCCCAGGGACAGGGTTCGCATTGTTCGGGCCCTGGAAGTGTACGAAACCACGAAAACGCCCATAAGCCGCCTTCAAGCCGGGCATCGTTTTCAGGAATCCTCGTATCGGGTCGCCTACTGCGTCCTTTCCCGGCCCAAACCGGAACTATACGCCCGTATCGAGAACCGAACGGACCAAATGCTGGCCGAAGGATTGGTGGAAGAAGTGAAAAAGCTGAAGTCCATGGGATACGGCGCCGATCTCAAGTCCATGCAGTCCATCGGATATCGGCACGTGGCGCGCTACCTGGAGAACGAATGGTCTTTTGAAGAGGCAACCCGGTTATTGAAGCGGGACACGAGACGCTACGCCAAACGGCAGCTCACGTGGTTCCAATCGGTGGACGAAGCCCGGTGGTTCCACCCGGATGACCCCAAAGAACTCCTCGAACATCTTATGCGGTTCTTCGAAGCGGAAGACGGCTAACCGGTGTCGCCTTTCGCTCGGCTCATTTCGAGGCCGTCCAGGTTCGTACCTCCCCCATCCGTATCGACCTGTCCATCGGGGAGTGCCTGCATTCCCGGGCCATTGGAAGGTCGTTCCTGGTGATCCGGTAGAAGCTTTTGAGCCTGGAGGGCTTCTTCCAGCTTTCCCCGCTTCAGACATCCTTCCGCGTAAATCCGGGTTTTCCTCCGCAGCGTCTCCAATACCCAGCCGGTTTGCTCTATGGACAGAACATTCGCGGACAGGAGCTTACTCAGCGAATGAATGCGAAGGCGGTCCAGAGACGGCACGGTCCGGGAAAGCTGATCCGAATGTCCGCCCCGCTTGATCGTGAGCGGTTCGTCTATCAACGCCACCGGATGGCGGCATGCCACCCGGAGCCATAAGTCGTAGTCTTCGCACGCTTCCATGGAGGTGTCGAATACGCCCACTTCCTCTAATAGACTTCTGCGCAGCATCACCGCGGACGGGCTCACCATGCACCGTTCCAGGGAGATTCGAAAAATATTCCCGGACCGTTTCTTGTGATAGGCTTTGGGATTGACGCGTCTGCCTTTGCGAATCCAGACCTCTTCCGTCTGGCAGATAAGG
Encoded proteins:
- the miaA gene encoding tRNA (adenosine(37)-N6)-dimethylallyltransferase MiaA, encoding MAIPSIGIITGPTGVGKTELALSASEFLNAEIVNADSMQIYRYMDVGTAKPTVDERKRVPHHLIDVRDPDETCDASTYRRMADEAIRRILEKGKRALLVGGTGLYIKALLHGLFPVPPKSATVRARLKDEANRKGLDELHRRLLNVDPLAAQRIHPRDRVRIVRALEVYETTKTPISRLQAGHRFQESSYRVAYCVLSRPKPELYARIENRTDQMLAEGLVEEVKKLKSMGYGADLKSMQSIGYRHVARYLENEWSFEEATRLLKRDTRRYAKRQLTWFQSVDEARWFHPDDPKELLEHLMRFFEAEDG
- a CDS encoding glycosyltransferase, producing the protein MPLVSVIIPTYNRASRLEEAVRSVLDQTFRDFELIVVDDGSTDGTREMLEGFGAGVKVLVQARSGVSAARNLGIEAARGPLIAFLDSDDLWLDRKLEVQAAHFRMRPKSLICQTEEVWIRKGRRVNPKAYHKKRSGNIFRISLERCMVSPSAVMLRRSLLEEVGVFDTSMEACEDYDLWLRVACRHPVALIDEPLTIKRGGHSDQLSRTVPSLDRLRIHSLSKLLSANVLSIEQTGWVLETLRRKTRIYAEGCLKRGKLEEALQAQKLLPDHQERPSNGPGMQALPDGQVDTDGGGTNLDGLEMSRAKGDTG